The genomic stretch GAAAACTACTCCGATTTTGACAAGCTTGAAGATGTGGAGTTCATGATAGTTAAAATGGAGCTCGACACCCTTTTTTCAGTGGAAAAGAAACAAACAAGACTTCTGGAATTACATGCACTTTGGCAGGAAAAATTTCCTGAGGGCAAGTATCTGGATTTTATTTTGATTCAGCTCGCGGATTCCTATCTTGAAAAGGCAGTAAATGATTCCGTCTCTGCTGCGGCCGCATTGAATTATTATAAAGGGATCCGGGAAAATTATACTAAGAGCCCTTATTTTGAAAAAGCAAACTTCCGCACAGCCGCTGCGTTAAGTTATCTAGGCCAAGATTCCACTTCATTAGCAGATTTGACCGCTTTTCTTAAGACTTACCCGAAAAGCGAATTGATTCCCGCAGGGCTTTTATTGAAATCTAAGTTGCACAAGAAATTTGGAAATATTGAGGCCGCGATTAAGGACTTGCAGCGAGTTGAATCGGAATATTTTTATTCCCCGCTTGCAGTACAAGCACAATTAGAATTGGCGAACACTCGTTTTGAAAATGGCGATTATCAATCGGTGCTCGACATTTACAGAGAACTTCAGAAGAACTCGCCTGAATTTTCTGGAAAAAATGGACTTGCGTTTGACAAATCAATCGGTTTGCGAGAGGCTCGTGCTTACGAAAATCTTGGAGAGGATTCTAAAGCGCTGGAAAGATACGTTCTGTTTGCTCGCCAAAACCCGGGTCACAAAAACCTTGACGAAGCTCTTTTGGGAGTTGCCCGAATCGCCCGAAAACAGGAAAAACTTGTTTTCGCAAAGGAGTATTATCAAAATATTCTAAAGCATTCTTCGCAGGTTCACTATAAACTTGAGGCCCGCCTTGCGTTGGGAGATATTCTGTTTAAAGAAGGATTAAATGACGACGCCAGGACACACTACATTTCAGCAAGTCAATTTGCGGGCAATCTTGAACAAGAAAAATATCCGGCGAGCCAAGCGGTCAGGTGCTTGATTAAGCAGAAAAAATTTGCTGATGCGGATTTAGCGATTAAAGCTTTCAAAAAAAAGTATAAAGACACCAAAGATGAAGAGGCGCAATTTCTATTAGAAAAAGCAAACATTTATCTGGCCACTAAAAATTTTGAATTGGCAGAAGTAGCATTTAAAAAACTCAAAAAAGACAACAAGAATACGGAGTTTGCAGCCCGGGGGGAATTTGGGCTTGGAGCGGTTTACTTGATTTCCAAACACACGGAGGACGCGCTAAAAATTCTGACGGCGATTCCGGCGAAATATCCGGACAGTGAGGTCGCTGTTTTGACTTATTTTAATTTGGGCGACTTTTATTATAAATCGCAGCAAATCGAAAACGCCATTTCAGCGTTCAAGCAGGTTTTGAAACATCCGAAAGCAGGCGGCTATTATCCAAAGGCCCTGCTTTATTTAATCCAGTGTTATAATGATTCACATTTCTGGGATCAAGCGATTATTGCCACTCGCGACTATTTGGACAAATATCCTTTCTCAAAACAAAGTTTCAGAAAGAAAATCGACTTGGCACAAGCTTTAATGAACCTGAAAGAATATAACCGCGCCATTGAGCATTTTCAAAAATTGCTGCCTTTTGCGGACGAGCAAACCGAGGCTGAAATTCAGTTTTATATCGGACAATGCTATCGAGAAATGGGAAATTTCGAGCGCGCAAGTGCCGAGTATCTCAAAGTAAGATACCTCACCAAACCTTCAAAGCTACCATGGCATGTAACTGCATTATTCGAGGCTGGGAGATGTTTGTTAAAAATCAAAGAAATAGAGGCCGCTAAAACTGTTTTCAAGCGAATCATAAAAGAACAAGGCTCCGAGAGTAACTTTGGCCGGTTTGCACAAAAACAACTGGACGATCTTGAAAAGAAAAATCTTTCCCTTACCTCGAAGAACGATACCGGGAATTAAAAAGAATCCATCGTCCTTTTGCTCTTCCATTTGAAACTTACCGAGAATTTTTTTAGTCAAACATTTGTTATATTCTTTGGAATAAAAAAATAAATAATAAGTATCTAATTTTAGGAATTCCAACTTGGGTTTAAAGGCCGTGCAAAAGATGGATTCAAACAGCGAAAAAGATGTCCTGAGATATGTTCGGAGATCTCTTTCAGGCGACGCAAAAGCGTTTGAATGGATTATTCGAAAATATCAGAAACGACTTTATTTTATTGTTTTGCAAGTAGTCATGAATCATGAGGATGCTGACGATATGCTGCAAGATACGTTTATCAAAGCGTACACAAAGTTGGATACTTACAACGAGAGTTTCCCATTTTACCCGTGGCTGTATCGGATTGCTATCAACACTTCTCTGAATCATCAGAAAAAGAAGGCGCGGCTGCGTGCGATGTCTCTGGATGATTTGGATGGAAATGGCCACCAAGCTGATTTGGCAGAATCACCGACCCAGATGTTTGACATGGAAGGCAGCGAGTTGGTCGCTAAACTAAAGGCGGCGTTAGGGAAAATCCCGTATGAACAGCGAGCGGTATTTATCTTACGGGTAAACGACGGATTGAGTTATCAGGAGATAAGTGAAACCATGGACATTTCCATGGGCACGGTTATGTCACGGCTGTCGAGGGCACGTGACAAGCTGCGGATTTTACTGGAGGAATATGTTGAAACAAACGATATCGAGGTATGAAGGATGAATTGTTCTGAAACTAAACCCAAGCTGGGCTTTTATCTGGACCAAGTATTGCCGGATGGCGAAATACAGGAACTTAAAAACCACCTTGAAGCATGCATGTCTTGTTCCACTGAGCTTCAAAATTTGAAAAAAATAGAATCCGTTATTCAGGCCGGGATTTATTCTGAACCCCCTGATGAATATTGGAATGATGTTCCACAAAGAATAACCAAAAGGATTGGAATCAGACCCAAGGTTTCTGCTTTTGAGCAGTTTATTGAATCTGTTGGAGGAATCTTGTCCGCCAAGAGTTTCCGATGGGGATTTGCCGGAGCCTTTGCTGTGGCATTACTAATTGTTACTCTAAATAAGGTGTTTGTTACTCAGCAAACGCCTGTTTCTATAACGCAAAGTAATTCCGTGGAAAGTGAGCAAGCTCCGGCAGCTTCGATTAGTGAATTGAATGCCGTCCAGAATGCGGATCCTCTCAAGCCCAAGGAAGTTATGGCGATTAAGGAGAAAAATAAATTGGAGGCTAAAGAGCCCCAGTCTGAACAGTTGACAGATCTGCCAGATCGAGGTAAAGGCAACCAGAAAATTGCTCTGAATTATCTAAGTGAAGCTTTACTTGCTCTGAATAGTGTCGAGAGTAAACCTTTAAAGACGGAAAACCGAGAAGTTCTCAGGGTTCTTTACCCCATTCCGAATACCGAATTTATTCTGCCGTCTCAAAGTGACGAATTGCAGAACGAAAATAATCCATTGCAACGAACTTTTGCTTTAAACAAACAGGACGCCCGATCCTTGAAACCGGATGTTGTTTCGGAGCTTCCGGATGAAATTAAAAGGATTCGAAGCGGTTTTCTGGAAACTTTGTGGATTGTTCAGGAAAGTCAAACACTGGATGAGAAGAAAAATATTTGGCTTTCATACATCGACCGGGAATCCGACATTACTTACCGGTCTTTAGCCGATTATAACTTGGCGCTGGTGTTGGCAAAGATTGCCGAGGATAGCAAAGATCGCGATCATGCAAAGGAAGCACGTAATTTTTTTCTTACGCATGAAGAAGCCCTGCGCTTCCAAATGGGAAATGAACGATTCGACAATAAATTAAGCCTTTTTGATAAAATCTTAGCTAATTAGCATATAATATACAGATTTTCCTTTTTCCCTCCTCTTAGCCGAGAAAAGGCCGCGTTTACCGCGGCCTTTTCGTTTTCTGCGGGTTCTGTAGGCTCGGTCAATTATGGTCGAAACACCCGATTCACCTTTGTCAAAACCCCTCGGCCATTTTTAACCTCATAATGGGGTTTGCTTTTATGCGTTTTTTTGACTAAAGTAGTGCCTATGAAACCAGCACTCAAGTTGACGAATGAAATCGAATCGTTAATCGATTTGGCACTACGGGAAGACCTTGGAGAAAATGGAGATGTTACCTCTAATTGCATTCTAAACTCCGATGATGAGGGCCAGGCAAGCATTATTGTAAAAAAGGATGGCATCATCGCGGGCCTGCCAATTGCTGAGTGGGTCTTCAAAAAAGTTAATCCTGGGCTTAAGGTGCAAAACAGGGTGGAGGAGGGTTCAAAAGTTCAGCGTTATGAAGAGGTCGTTCGAATTATCGGGCCGCTTGCCGGTATTTTGACTGCAGAGAGAACCGGATTGAATTTTTTACAGCGGCTCTCAGGGATCGCAACTCTAACTGCAGAATTTGTTCGGAAAGTGGCAGGCACCAAAGTCAGAATATTGGATACAAGGAAAACCACTCCGGGGTTTAGAGTTTTGGAAAAGTATGCCGTTCGGGCGGGAGGAGGAGGTAACCATAGATTCGGTCTCTATGATATGGTTTTAATTAAGGAAAACCACATCGCCGCAGCAGGTGGGATTGCAAGTGCAGTTGAACAAACCCGAGAAAATATGAAAAAGAGGGATCTCAATTTAAAAATCGAGGTAGAAGTTCGTAATTTGTCAGAGGTTGAACAAGTCCTGAATTTGGCAGTTGACAGACTGATGTTAGATAATATGAGTTTGCAGAAAATCCGGGAAGCAGTTAAGTTGGCAAATGGCAAAGTTGAGCTTGAAGTTTCCGGCGGAGTTACTTTAGAAACTGTAAGAGAGATTGCCGAAACTGGAGTGAATTATATTTCGGTGGGCGCTTTGACACATTCTGCGTCGTCCTTAGACTTGTCACTCTTGATTGATGCCGCTTGAGTTTTGCGCAACTCAGACTCTGCCTTGATCGCGGTGACGCGATCGACGACTGGGAGACGGTCAATGCTATTTTGCTTAATGTGATATCGGCTGCTTTCTGCTTTTCCGCCTCAACACCTCAATTGATAGTGGGTTAGAAAAAACCTATTCAGACTTGTGTTGACAGACTCCATCATTTACAACCAATCAAGTCTTATCCAAGTCCATGGGTCGATACTGGATGCTTCATCAAACAGCTGGATTGTATTCGGAACATAAAGTCCATCCTCGTTCTTTTCCAATATAAACTCGACACCACTTTCCAATTTGATTTTTATTGTATCAGAAACTTCAGAGTCCAATCTAT from candidate division KSB1 bacterium encodes the following:
- a CDS encoding zf-HC2 domain-containing protein translates to MNCSETKPKLGFYLDQVLPDGEIQELKNHLEACMSCSTELQNLKKIESVIQAGIYSEPPDEYWNDVPQRITKRIGIRPKVSAFEQFIESVGGILSAKSFRWGFAGAFAVALLIVTLNKVFVTQQTPVSITQSNSVESEQAPAASISELNAVQNADPLKPKEVMAIKEKNKLEAKEPQSEQLTDLPDRGKGNQKIALNYLSEALLALNSVESKPLKTENREVLRVLYPIPNTEFILPSQSDELQNENNPLQRTFALNKQDARSLKPDVVSELPDEIKRIRSGFLETLWIVQESQTLDEKKNIWLSYIDRESDITYRSLADYNLALVLAKIAEDSKDRDHAKEARNFFLTHEEALRFQMGNERFDNKLSLFDKILAN
- the nadC gene encoding carboxylating nicotinate-nucleotide diphosphorylase, coding for MKPALKLTNEIESLIDLALREDLGENGDVTSNCILNSDDEGQASIIVKKDGIIAGLPIAEWVFKKVNPGLKVQNRVEEGSKVQRYEEVVRIIGPLAGILTAERTGLNFLQRLSGIATLTAEFVRKVAGTKVRILDTRKTTPGFRVLEKYAVRAGGGGNHRFGLYDMVLIKENHIAAAGGIASAVEQTRENMKKRDLNLKIEVEVRNLSEVEQVLNLAVDRLMLDNMSLQKIREAVKLANGKVELEVSGGVTLETVREIAETGVNYISVGALTHSASSLDLSLLIDAA
- a CDS encoding sigma-70 family RNA polymerase sigma factor; protein product: MGLKAVQKMDSNSEKDVLRYVRRSLSGDAKAFEWIIRKYQKRLYFIVLQVVMNHEDADDMLQDTFIKAYTKLDTYNESFPFYPWLYRIAINTSLNHQKKKARLRAMSLDDLDGNGHQADLAESPTQMFDMEGSELVAKLKAALGKIPYEQRAVFILRVNDGLSYQEISETMDISMGTVMSRLSRARDKLRILLEEYVETNDIEV
- a CDS encoding tetratricopeptide repeat protein, with amino-acid sequence MFKKVFSTILILLAFIKFYLPGLMAQETQADKEFFFAQKLYQDKLYNLAAEQFKEFSRKFSSNEKADDALYLSGQANFANSEYQKAFDSYKELEINYPQSNFLPDARFRLAECQAAMQNFANAAELFKRVPVFHKENDKAATAFFESAKSSLQIEDSKSALAVLFELISTYPDSPERVDAHLKIVEIYLDRGDYTEALTQIENLFRTFGPDLKDPRIYLLRAEVFEKLGQFEEALEIYTTIVQEFQTSKEAQRVLYHLGSLFQTQGDLDKALTYYDQYLVNFKDSELTPKVYLRKGDIYFSKEQFEQALENYQKAEQSASTKLQDEVDYKIAAVFDLQGKYQLAEARLQRVIKNATNSKRENKSSPFLEGSYFKLTEVFIKSGQPQKALQNIAEYKKRFAESSKQKKIKFMEAELFEKQLKDYPRALRAYQNYLDQFSRSRRVDEAQAGIARCYEKLSDYLLALKEYQNYLQRYPAGDDFEWVKNRVRLISETINIEDGLHHVSGLLSKFAETKDSGNWNFELAKFYFQIKDFARAIEAFKKILSESGNGLDRAEVVYYLGLSYSKMADKSALKNDFQKSTAYLDSSAVLLGQVVENYSDFDKLEDVEFMIVKMELDTLFSVEKKQTRLLELHALWQEKFPEGKYLDFILIQLADSYLEKAVNDSVSAAAALNYYKGIRENYTKSPYFEKANFRTAAALSYLGQDSTSLADLTAFLKTYPKSELIPAGLLLKSKLHKKFGNIEAAIKDLQRVESEYFYSPLAVQAQLELANTRFENGDYQSVLDIYRELQKNSPEFSGKNGLAFDKSIGLREARAYENLGEDSKALERYVLFARQNPGHKNLDEALLGVARIARKQEKLVFAKEYYQNILKHSSQVHYKLEARLALGDILFKEGLNDDARTHYISASQFAGNLEQEKYPASQAVRCLIKQKKFADADLAIKAFKKKYKDTKDEEAQFLLEKANIYLATKNFELAEVAFKKLKKDNKNTEFAARGEFGLGAVYLISKHTEDALKILTAIPAKYPDSEVAVLTYFNLGDFYYKSQQIENAISAFKQVLKHPKAGGYYPKALLYLIQCYNDSHFWDQAIIATRDYLDKYPFSKQSFRKKIDLAQALMNLKEYNRAIEHFQKLLPFADEQTEAEIQFYIGQCYREMGNFERASAEYLKVRYLTKPSKLPWHVTALFEAGRCLLKIKEIEAAKTVFKRIIKEQGSESNFGRFAQKQLDDLEKKNLSLTSKNDTGN